GGGTTGAGCAGATCCAGGGTGAACCGGATCTTGTGCGCCGCGCCGCCGTCATGGCGGCAGCGTGAGCCGTACGCCCGGCAGGCCGCCACCAACTGGGCGTTGTACGCGTCGATCCGATCCCGGACGGCGGCCCGGCGCGCCCGGTCGACGGGTGCCGTCGAGGTCGCCTCGGCCAGCAGGGCCGGGCAGATGCCTCGCCGCCACGCGCGTGCCGCCCGGGGGTCGTCGTGCCCGATCTCCCAGAGCCGGTAGAGGTCGGGGATGCTCACCACCAGCACCCGGGCCTTCGGCCGGCCGGTCCGCAGCACCCGCAGGCCCCGGTCGACGTCCGCCCGGAACTGGGCGACCGGCGTCATCGCGTCCACCCCGCCTCGGCACACGTCGTTGGCGCCGATCAGCACGGTGACGTAGTCGGCGCGGTCGCGTACCGCTGCCTGGGCCTGGCCTTCGAGGGCGTCCGCGCGGGCGCCGGGACGGGCGTGGTTGTACGTCCGGTCGCGGATCGCCGAATTCTGGTCGAGCAGTCGCCGGTAGTGGCTCTGCACGCGCAGGCCGTCCCCGGTCGACCAGGAGTTGCGCTCGCAGGAGGTGAGCACCAGGCAGGAGGCGAAGCCGGTGCTGATCGAGTCGCCGAGCGCGGCGATGCCACCCGGCCCGCTCGACGGCGGGGTGCTCGCGGTGGGGCGGGGTGTCGCGGAGGTGCCGCCCTCGCAGGCCAGCGCGACGAGCGCCGCGAGACAGGCCAGGGCGGCGACCCAGCGTCGAGGCATGACATTCCCCGTTCCCGCAGCAGAGAGCGACAGCGCGGTAACTCTATGCGTAGGACGGGGCTTTCCGGGAAGTTGCTGTCGGGTATGCGGCAGAACGCCGACGCTGGTGGCGGCGGGGTGTTACAAGCCCCGCCAGGGTGCCGCCTGGCCGTGCAACCACCAGTGCAACGCCCGGGTGATCCGGGGCAGCACCAGATAGGTCATCAGCGGGGTCAGGCAGAGCGTCATCAGCAGCACCCGCGCCGCCAGCGGCACAGCGTCGAGGAAACGGCTGGTCAGCAGGGTGGCGGTGAGGCTCAGCGGAAAGAACGCCAGCCAGATGGTCACCGCCTGCTTCCACCTCGGCGGCGACGCGGGCGGAATCGGCTCCACCAGGTCCACCGAATGCTCCAGCGGCGGGTCGAACCAGCCCTCGATCCCGGTACGCCGCTCGACCCGGGTGTGCTCGACGATGCCCTGCGCCGAGCTGAGCCACCAGTGCCGCTGCGGCGACTCCTCCCACCG
The window above is part of the Micromonospora sp. LH3U1 genome. Proteins encoded here:
- a CDS encoding antibiotic biosynthesis monooxygenase produces the protein MSMTFAVPVTVAIARRVDPGRSSEMVAWMRAGTALAEAFPGFLGAGWVQSGPGSPEWHMLYRFADAETLHRWEESPQRHWWLSSAQGIVEHTRVERRTGIEGWFDPPLEHSVDLVEPIPPASPPRWKQAVTIWLAFFPLSLTATLLTSRFLDAVPLAARVLLMTLCLTPLMTYLVLPRITRALHWWLHGQAAPWRGL
- a CDS encoding GDSL-type esterase/lipase family protein yields the protein MPRRWVAALACLAALVALACEGGTSATPRPTASTPPSSGPGGIAALGDSISTGFASCLVLTSCERNSWSTGDGLRVQSHYRRLLDQNSAIRDRTYNHARPGARADALEGQAQAAVRDRADYVTVLIGANDVCRGGVDAMTPVAQFRADVDRGLRVLRTGRPKARVLVVSIPDLYRLWEIGHDDPRAARAWRRGICPALLAEATSTAPVDRARRAAVRDRIDAYNAQLVAACRAYGSRCRHDGGAAHKIRFTLDLLNPLDWFHPNATGQGRLAEVTWRASGMAN